In Chitinivibrionales bacterium, a genomic segment contains:
- a CDS encoding aminopeptidase, producing MKPSSFPIKFSTSILAVCFLLLFSNCYLWKQGTRLLSYTASSVPIKKMEKDPKTPDSLRHFFSLVNEITAYAADSIGLAKNSNFTKFVSIRKPYLIDLVAAAGKTDFVPYQWCYPLFGCWPLRGYFDSTDAIREAQRLKKLGLDVCLGRAEAFSTLGFLSDPIYSFMKRYSVYRIANLIIHEQTHATVYVKDHVDFNEELATFTGNEGALAFIRSKFGDSSTQFQNAVKESKDVSTYYRSVQSLYRALSAVYSSTVSLQEKLQKKAGVIAAFKDSIGRNYDAMFLTQDYRGIDKLDINNAFISLDMTYALDLDLFYKLYEEEDKDLRKTVAAVKLLSKKKGDCKKNLEGFLSHK from the coding sequence GTGAAACCATCATCCTTTCCGATCAAATTCAGCACTTCCATCCTCGCGGTGTGCTTTCTCCTTCTTTTCAGCAATTGCTACCTCTGGAAACAGGGCACCCGCCTCCTCTCCTACACCGCCTCCTCCGTACCGATAAAAAAAATGGAAAAAGACCCGAAAACCCCCGACTCGCTGCGGCACTTCTTCTCTCTTGTCAATGAGATCACGGCCTATGCGGCGGATTCGATCGGCCTTGCGAAGAACAGCAACTTCACAAAATTCGTCTCCATCCGCAAGCCGTATCTCATCGACCTTGTTGCCGCCGCGGGAAAAACGGATTTTGTCCCGTACCAGTGGTGCTATCCGCTGTTCGGGTGCTGGCCGCTCCGCGGTTATTTCGACAGCACCGACGCGATCAGGGAGGCGCAGCGGCTTAAAAAGCTCGGCTTGGACGTCTGCCTGGGCCGGGCCGAGGCGTTCAGCACGCTCGGTTTTCTCTCTGATCCAATTTATTCGTTCATGAAACGCTATTCGGTGTACCGGATCGCCAACCTCATCATCCACGAGCAGACGCACGCGACCGTCTATGTCAAAGACCATGTCGATTTCAACGAGGAGCTCGCCACCTTCACGGGAAACGAAGGAGCGCTTGCGTTCATACGGTCGAAATTCGGGGATTCCTCCACGCAGTTTCAAAATGCCGTGAAAGAATCAAAGGACGTTTCAACCTATTACCGGAGTGTCCAATCACTGTATCGCGCGCTTTCGGCGGTCTATTCCAGCACCGTTTCTCTGCAGGAAAAGCTTCAAAAAAAAGCAGGCGTCATCGCCGCGTTCAAAGACTCTATCGGCCGCAACTACGACGCCATGTTCCTGACGCAGGATTACCGCGGAATTGATAAACTGGACATCAACAACGCGTTCATCAGTCTCGACATGACCTATGCACTCGACCTAGACCTATTTTACAAGCTTTACGAGGAGGAAGACAAGGACCTGAGAAAAACCGTTGCGGCCGTGAAGTTGCTTTCAAAGAAAAAAGGCGATTGCAAGAAGAACCTGGAAGGGTTTCTTTCCCATAAATAA
- a CDS encoding DUF4097 family beta strand repeat-containing protein, translated as MQKYFLSTILRIGTAAAIAAVAGCVFNVERITTEKSGQIPSAGCTSASVDMSGNSGNITVSGVQDSIIKATVTVSELSTTGSASAPAADKLEVSIDTVSGTGTVAFAFTDNQSLWELLRLESIALSCNDMLGVSAKTTSGNITLTGINGFATLKTTSGNITADVVSGCDINVESGNIDVTLKPETGFAGASLKTTSGNVRVKVPGTFKADLELSTTSGSISAPGGDKTKLNGGDSTAVITCKTTSGNIRIETY; from the coding sequence ATGCAAAAATATTTTTTATCAACCATTCTCCGGATCGGGACAGCCGCTGCAATTGCCGCCGTGGCCGGCTGCGTCTTCAATGTCGAGCGCATTACCACGGAAAAAAGCGGGCAGATCCCCAGCGCCGGCTGCACCAGTGCTTCGGTCGACATGAGCGGCAATTCCGGCAACATAACGGTAAGCGGCGTGCAGGATTCGATCATCAAGGCGACGGTGACCGTAAGCGAGCTTTCCACGACCGGCTCCGCGTCCGCGCCGGCGGCGGACAAGCTCGAAGTTTCAATTGACACCGTTTCGGGCACCGGCACCGTTGCGTTTGCCTTCACGGACAACCAGAGCCTGTGGGAGCTGCTCAGGCTCGAAAGCATCGCCCTTTCCTGCAACGATATGCTTGGCGTTTCGGCAAAAACCACTTCCGGCAACATTACCCTGACCGGCATCAACGGGTTTGCCACGCTCAAAACGACCAGCGGCAACATCACGGCGGACGTGGTGAGCGGCTGCGACATCAACGTGGAGAGCGGCAACATCGACGTCACGCTCAAGCCGGAAACGGGTTTTGCCGGCGCATCGCTCAAAACGACCAGCGGCAATGTCAGGGTGAAGGTGCCCGGCACCTTCAAGGCCGACTTGGAACTTTCCACGACAAGCGGGAGCATCAGCGCGCCGGGCGGCGACAAGACCAAGCTGAACGGCGGCGACTCCACGGCCGTGATCACCTGCAAGACGACAAGCGGAAATATCAGGATTGAGACGTATTGA